The window CAACAAGTAATGTTGATGGATTACTTGCTTCGGCAATCTTCGCCTTCCACTATTATTCATTGGCATCACCCCAATAATAGCTACTCTTCGAAACTGCGCCTCTACGGCAATAACAAACAATTGACCGCTAATCATACAAATTAGCAACAAATTATCTGTGATATTGCATCAGGTTGCGCCATTGTACTTATGATGGGAGTCAATGCAACACATCAAACTAAATTAAACGTATAAAACTCAGTTAAACCAACCTGAAGTGTTAACTCACTCCGATGTTACTAAAATCATTATTGTGCAACTAACATCAGTTCAATTACGCTATATATGAAACTTTACTACTACATTCAATTACCATGGTTAATGTAACACTGATAAATAAGGTAAATGTAATGCGAATACATAGAGCGTTTATCTTTGCCAACAAATGATAAACATCTAACCATTTAATAAAAGTAATTGGCCAATTGCTGTGATTAGAATTATGCGAGCTAACAGAATTACCACCTTATAAGTTTTAATTCTCAATAATAATATTAGTTTCTCTAAAAAAGTGGCTAAAATTAAACGAAATCATGATTTAGTATTTGCACATAAGTAAAAGATAAAGTTAAATATAAGGACTTACTATTTATTTGTAGCATGGCATTATTTCATCGTAACGATAAAAGGTGCCAAACACATTAACCTATTAATAGGAATCGTTATGTCTGAGCTGACTAAAACACTTCTAAATATCCGTAGCCTTCGTGCGTTTTCTCGTGAGCTGACTCTTGAACAATTGGAAGAAGCTCTAGATAAACTGTCTACTGTTGTAGCAGAGCGTAAAGAAGCGGAAGAAGCAGAACGCGCAGCACAAGCTGAGCAAGAAGCTAAATTAGCTGAAATCGCAGAAAAAATTGCTCAAGACGGCATTGACGTTGAAGCTCTTATTAATGCGCTATCGGGCGAAACTAAGACTAAAACAAAATCTAAGCGTGCACCTCGCCCTGCGAAATACAAGTACACGGATACTAACGGCCAAGAAAAAACGTGGACAGGCCAAGGTCGCACACCTTCTGCAATCCAAGAGCAGCTTGATGCAGGTAAATCACTGGATGATTTCCTAATCTAAATTCTGAATATATTAAAGGCTCCTTAGAGAGCCTTTTCTGTGCTTTTAGATAAATAAAAATGGCGCATTATGAAATGCGCCATTTTTTACATTTGTAAATAAGCTGTTAACTTTAACTAAATTAACGTTCCCAATAAGCTTCTTCTAAACTATCTTCTCGCTCTGGCAAGCCCCGTGACAGACGCGGAGAATGCTGAACAAGAACTTCATAGCTCGCACGGTTTGCGTATTTACAAACTTGCGAAAAAGAAGAGTAAGTTAAATACTCATTGGTGTGCTTACTTGAATTAGGCACATTTTCTTTATGGTATTTGTTCGCAGCCATATCGTGCAAAATCGCAGACAAAGCTGCATCACCTGCACCATTGGTATTTTTAATTTTTTCCGGGCCACCCATATACGGTGCAATATGAGAATACACTTTAACTGGTGTTTCACAGGCGTCTTTTTGTGCTGGTCGGCTAAATTCGTAGCGGTTAAACTCTGCAATTGATCCTGGCAACAATGGCAAGGTGGTTTCACGCTTGGCGTTATCTTCTGTATAGCCAGCCATAAACAAGCCTACAGGCCCAGCAGTACAAAGTACTAAATCTGCCCAATCCAACGTCTTATCTGATGCCGCTAAAGGATCCGATTCACCAGTCAGCGCTTCAGCTTCATCTTCATTCATGGCGACAACAGAAACATGGTCACGAATAAATTCTTGCCAATATTGAGGGTCGTCCTGAATAACAAATTTTGTACCCAAGGTCAGTACAACAGGCACGTCATACTTTTTCGCGTATTCAATCGCCTTCATTGTTGCTTCAGGCATCGGGTCACCCTCTTTGCAACGCACTAGGTACGACGTTAATAACAGCGCAGAAGCATTCTTGAATATCTTCTCTGGGATGCTGTCCGGATGAAGCTGGTTCATCTGACCTTCGCTGATGGCAAATGTACGTTCACCTTCTTCTGTAATAAGAGCAAAGCAGCGCCCTATCGAGCCGTTAACACCTTGAAGGTAGTTAAGATCCATACGGCTTGATGTATTACACAAATAACGGTAACCGTAGCTGCCAATCTTAATGTCCTGGCTCATCACCCCGAGCAAGGTAGAACGATCATCAGCAAGAACAGAGTAATTATGTAACGTATTACCAATCGTACCACCAGCGTATTCGTTGGTGATTAGGTTCTCTTCTTTTAGATGCTGATACAGTGATTCAGCTGTTGCATCATCAATCACTAATGAGTGGCCTTTACTCAAACCGTATTTTTCAATCACATCTGTCGTCACTTTTGCTTCAATATCGACCAGAGTTTGATCAATACCGATGATGTGAGTACGCGTCATCTTCTTGCTTTCTTGTGCTTGGCTGACTAATGGGTCACGAGCATGAACAGGAAAATAATGCTTGGATTTGCGTTGTCCAGGAAATTTCATATTGTTAGTCTGAGTGAGGGATGAAAAGGAAAACGGATTCTATACCGCGAATAATATGGCGGCAATAAAAGCGATTATAGCAAACGTTTGCCCCTCTCTTTTTTATTTACTGCGACTTATTCGCCTTCCATAAAGCTTAAATCTGGCAGTTGATCTAGGTGCTCACTATAGCGCTTTAGATTAAATTCACCTTCGTTTTTCATCACATCAAATACTTCAATCGACATCGCACACGCCATCATTGCCACCGCATCTTCGCGAGGCGTTCCCATCATCATTAAACGCATCAGTGTTTCTTTTGTTTTAATTGGATTGCTGTCTTCTAATTGATTTTCAACAATCTCAATTAACTCAGCTTCTTGCATAAATTGGTTTTCTTCAGTCATCTTGATATTACCTCTTGGATTTTGGGCAACTATGCCATATATATCCCTTCTATACTTATCGAATTCTCACACAGCGTCTTCTTTCGGTTAAATTTACATCAAAATCGAAGTGTGATTTCGATCTCGGATCTGTCACCGGTTTGTGGATTCTGATAGAATCTGCCTCCCGTTTATTTAAGTGGTGTTTAGTAATGTCTGACAACAGCCAAAAGAAAGTCATCGTCGGTATGTCCGGCGGCGTTGATTCCTCTGTTTCTGCGTATCTTCTGAAGCAACAAGGCTACCAAGTAGAAGGCCTGTTCATGAAGAACTGGGAAGAAGATGACAACGAAGAGTATTGCACAGCAGCAGAAGATTTAGCCGATGCTCAGGCAGTATGTGACAAGCTTGGCATCCATCTACACACCATTAACTTTGCTGCCGAATACTGGGATAACGTCTTTGAGTACTTCCTAGCTGAGTACAAAGCAGGCCGCACGCCGAACCCAGACATTCTTTGTAACAAAGAAATTAAGTTTAAAGCGTTCCTTGAGTTCGCTGACGAAGTACTGGATGCAGATTACATTGCGATGGGCCACTACGTGCGCCGCTCTTTCCCTGAAAACGGTGAAAAACCGCAAATGTTACGTGGCCTGGATAGCAACAAAGACCAAAGTTACTTCCTATACACATTAAGCCATGAGCAAGTTGCACGCAGCCTGTTCCCAGTGGGTGATCTGGAAAAACCTGAAGTACGCCGTATCGCGGAAGAGCAAGGTCTAATTACAGCGAAAAAGAAAGACTCAACTGGCATCTGCTTTATCGGTGAGCGTAAGTTTACTGACTTCCTTGGCCGTTACCTACCCGCTCAGCCAGGCAACATCGAAACGCCAGAAGGCGAAGTGATTGGTCAACACCAAGGCTTGATGTACCATACACTTGGTCAACGAAAAGGCCTACATATTGGCGGCCGTAAAGGCGGTGGCGGTAATGAAGAACCATGGTTTGTTGGTGAGAAAGATCTTAAACGCAACGTCCTAATCGCAGTTCAAGGTAAAGACCACCCAATGCTAAAATCAGAAGGTCTACTTGCATCACAACTGCATTGGGTAGATCGTGAGCCAATTCGCGATGTTATGAAGTGCACAGTAAAAACTCGTTACCGTCAGCAAGATATTCCTTGTACAATCATCCCTATCGATGATGAGAACATTAAAGTTATCTTTGACGAGCCACAAATTGCAGTGACTCCGGGTCAATCCGCCGTGTTCTATCAAGATGACGTTTGTCTGGGTGGCGGTATCATCGAACAACGCATTAAATATTCTCAAGCTTAGGAGTTGTTACGTGGCGAATACACTTTATGACCGTACTATCGCGTTTGCTGGCATTTGCCAAGCTGTTGCTTTGGTTCAACAAGTAGCGAAAAACGGACATTGTGATCAAGATGCCTTTGAAACATCCATTAACGCTATTTTGAACACCAACCCAGCCAACACGATTGGTGTATTTGGTCGTGAAGCCGATCTGAAGCTCGGTCTGGAGTGTCTGGTTAAAGGAATCGATAGTACACCGTCTGGCAGTGAGCTTACGCGCTATATCATCAGCCTGATGGCACTGGAACGCAAATTGACCGCTCGTAACGACGCCATGTCACAACTCGGTGATAGAATCCAGATGGCACAGCGTCAAACCGACCACTTTGAGTTGATGGATGATCAAATGATCAGCAATCTGGCAAGCATTTATCTGGATGTTGTCAGTCCTATCGGGCCACGTATTCAGGTAACGGGTACACCAGCAGTGCTACAACAAACTTCAGTTCAGCATAAAGTGCGTGCTCTGCTATTGTCCGGTATTCGCAGCGCTGTTCTTTGGCGTCAGGTTGGTGGTAAGCGTCGTCACTTGATTTTTGGTCGCAAGAAAATGGTTGAACAGGCACAGATCCTGTTGGCCCGCATGTAAGAATAACAACTACCAGCTCGCGTTTATCGCGAGCTGGTTTTTTTAGATTAAAACCACTCTCGCGCAAACGTTTGCGCAATGTTCGTGACAAATGCCACAGTTATTGGTATAACGCTCACGAAATTTAGAAACCCAATTCAGGAGAACATCATGGAACTGTCAGCATTGACTGCTGTTTCACCAGTAGACGGCCGTTACGGAAGTAAGACGATTGCGTTACGCGAAATTTTCAGTGAATACGGTCTACTTAAATACCGTACTATCGTTGAAGTCCGCTGGTTACAAAAGCTAGCTGCTACTGCTGAAATCGCAGAAGTGCCAGCATTCAGCGCAGAAGCTAACCAATTCCTAGACGACCTTGCTGCAAACTTCTCTGAAGAAGATGCGCGCCGAATCAAAGAGATTGAGCGCACGACTAACCACGACGTAAAAGCGGTTGAGTACTTCCTAAAAGAAAAAGTGGCTGATGTTCCTGAACTACACGCGGTTAATGAATTCTTCCACTTCGCATGTACTTCTGAAGACATTAACAACACATCACACGCTCTAATGCTTAAAGAAGCGCGTGAGACGGTCATTCTTCCAGAAATCCGCAACCTAATCGACGCAATCAAAGCGCTTGCTGTTGAATACCGCGACATTCCACTTCTGTCTCGCACACACGGCCAGCCAGCTTCTCCATCAACAATGGGTAAAGAGATGGCTAACGTGGCGTACCGTATGGAGCGTCAATACCAGCAGATCGAAAACGTTGAGATCCTAGCGAAAATCAACGGCGCAGTAGGTAACTACAACGCTCACCTTTCAGCTTACCCAGAACTAGACTGGCACAAATTCAGCGAAGAGTTCATCACTGAGTCTCTAGGTGTAACTTGGAACCCATACACCACTCAGATCGAACCACACGATTACATCGCTGAATTGTTCGACGCGGTTGCACGTTTCAACAC is drawn from uncultured Vibrio sp. and contains these coding sequences:
- a CDS encoding H-NS family nucleoid-associated regulatory protein; translation: MSELTKTLLNIRSLRAFSRELTLEQLEEALDKLSTVVAERKEAEEAERAAQAEQEAKLAEIAEKIAQDGIDVEALINALSGETKTKTKSKRAPRPAKYKYTDTNGQEKTWTGQGRTPSAIQEQLDAGKSLDDFLI
- the mnmA gene encoding tRNA 2-thiouridine(34) synthase MnmA — its product is MSDNSQKKVIVGMSGGVDSSVSAYLLKQQGYQVEGLFMKNWEEDDNEEYCTAAEDLADAQAVCDKLGIHLHTINFAAEYWDNVFEYFLAEYKAGRTPNPDILCNKEIKFKAFLEFADEVLDADYIAMGHYVRRSFPENGEKPQMLRGLDSNKDQSYFLYTLSHEQVARSLFPVGDLEKPEVRRIAEEQGLITAKKKDSTGICFIGERKFTDFLGRYLPAQPGNIETPEGEVIGQHQGLMYHTLGQRKGLHIGGRKGGGGNEEPWFVGEKDLKRNVLIAVQGKDHPMLKSEGLLASQLHWVDREPIRDVMKCTVKTRYRQQDIPCTIIPIDDENIKVIFDEPQIAVTPGQSAVFYQDDVCLGGGIIEQRIKYSQA
- a CDS encoding inosine/guanosine kinase — encoded protein: MKFPGQRKSKHYFPVHARDPLVSQAQESKKMTRTHIIGIDQTLVDIEAKVTTDVIEKYGLSKGHSLVIDDATAESLYQHLKEENLITNEYAGGTIGNTLHNYSVLADDRSTLLGVMSQDIKIGSYGYRYLCNTSSRMDLNYLQGVNGSIGRCFALITEEGERTFAISEGQMNQLHPDSIPEKIFKNASALLLTSYLVRCKEGDPMPEATMKAIEYAKKYDVPVVLTLGTKFVIQDDPQYWQEFIRDHVSVVAMNEDEAEALTGESDPLAASDKTLDWADLVLCTAGPVGLFMAGYTEDNAKRETTLPLLPGSIAEFNRYEFSRPAQKDACETPVKVYSHIAPYMGGPEKIKNTNGAGDAALSAILHDMAANKYHKENVPNSSKHTNEYLTYSSFSQVCKYANRASYEVLVQHSPRLSRGLPEREDSLEEAYWER
- the hflD gene encoding high frequency lysogenization protein HflD, yielding MANTLYDRTIAFAGICQAVALVQQVAKNGHCDQDAFETSINAILNTNPANTIGVFGREADLKLGLECLVKGIDSTPSGSELTRYIISLMALERKLTARNDAMSQLGDRIQMAQRQTDHFELMDDQMISNLASIYLDVVSPIGPRIQVTGTPAVLQQTSVQHKVRALLLSGIRSAVLWRQVGGKRRHLIFGRKKMVEQAQILLARM
- the purB gene encoding adenylosuccinate lyase; this translates as MELSALTAVSPVDGRYGSKTIALREIFSEYGLLKYRTIVEVRWLQKLAATAEIAEVPAFSAEANQFLDDLAANFSEEDARRIKEIERTTNHDVKAVEYFLKEKVADVPELHAVNEFFHFACTSEDINNTSHALMLKEARETVILPEIRNLIDAIKALAVEYRDIPLLSRTHGQPASPSTMGKEMANVAYRMERQYQQIENVEILAKINGAVGNYNAHLSAYPELDWHKFSEEFITESLGVTWNPYTTQIEPHDYIAELFDAVARFNTILIDFDRDVWGYIALGHFKQKTIAGEIGSSTMPHKVNPIDFENSEGNLGLANAVFGHLAQKLPISRWQRDLTDSTVLRNLGVGVGYAVIAYTSTLKGISKLEVNREALLAELDKNWEVLAEPVQTVMRRYGIEKPYEKLKELTRGKRVDGEAMRVFIDGLELPEHEKARLKEMTPANYIGQAIELTDKL